The proteins below are encoded in one region of Pseudonocardia sp. DSM 110487:
- a CDS encoding ester cyclase has translation MSNIESHRRSADLFNSRDWDGMAADLAENCELVDQARNVTVKGRQQFIELNQGWVAAFSDGKITSPRFFDAGSATVMLFTGVGRNDGPLGPLPATGREVALPYCEIHEYDAEGKVVRAEWYYDQLSLLTQLGHMQPPE, from the coding sequence ATGAGCAACATCGAGAGCCACCGCCGCTCCGCCGACCTGTTCAACAGCCGCGACTGGGACGGAATGGCCGCCGATCTGGCCGAGAACTGCGAACTGGTCGACCAGGCGCGCAACGTCACGGTGAAAGGGCGCCAGCAGTTCATCGAGCTCAACCAGGGCTGGGTGGCCGCATTCTCCGACGGCAAGATCACCAGCCCTCGCTTCTTCGATGCCGGCTCGGCCACGGTGATGCTGTTCACCGGTGTGGGCCGCAACGACGGACCGCTGGGCCCGCTACCCGCGACCGGGCGCGAGGTGGCCCTGCCCTACTGCGAGATCCACGAGTACGACGCGGAGGGGAAAGTCGTCCGGGCCGAGTGGTACTACGACCAGCTGAGCCTGCTCACCCAGCTCGGCCACATGCAGCCGCCCGAGTAG
- a CDS encoding DUF2277 domain-containing protein produces MCRNIRTLHNFEPPASTDEVRAAALQYVRKVSGTAKPSQANEAAFARAVDAVTEATRQLLDELVTAAPPKDREVEAAKARERAAVRYGTR; encoded by the coding sequence GTGTGCCGCAACATCCGGACCCTGCACAACTTCGAACCACCGGCCAGCACCGACGAGGTGCGCGCGGCTGCCCTGCAGTACGTGCGGAAGGTCAGTGGGACGGCCAAGCCGTCGCAGGCCAACGAGGCGGCCTTCGCGCGGGCCGTCGACGCCGTCACCGAGGCCACCCGCCAGCTCCTCGACGAGCTCGTCACCGCGGCGCCGCCGAAGGACCGCGAGGTCGAGGCGGCGAAGGCGCGGGAGCGGGCCGCGGTGCGGTACGGCACGCGCTGA
- a CDS encoding MFS transporter, which produces MFPLLLASLLGGLAQSIGGSAAALLARDLGGSDAVAGLPQAVLVVGSAVAALGMSALSRRCGRPRALATGLAVATGGSVVVVLAGDLTGLLVGTLLLGAGTAAVMLGRYAAADGAPEGARARAMATVLVATTVGAVAGPNLLVPADVLGRALGLPGLSGAYVVAAVCFAAGAGLLLRLPMRLPETEPDPHVATHGTPVRGLAVLALTNLVMVGVMTMAPVHLHHLGVGLGAIGLVVSLHIAGMFAPAPLSGWLTDRWGPTPTTALAGAVLVVSALLAATAAGAPLVLGVALVLLGVGWNLGLVAGSTLLTAGVPAAERPRREGWGEVAMGISAAGGGAASGAVMSGGGYGLLASAGAAVAALVVAAAWQARLSACRTAPRPAPAPSPPRPRGPSAAPR; this is translated from the coding sequence GTGTTCCCACTGCTGCTCGCGAGCCTGCTCGGCGGGCTCGCCCAGTCCATCGGTGGCTCGGCCGCCGCCCTGCTGGCCCGCGACCTCGGCGGCTCGGACGCCGTGGCCGGGCTCCCGCAGGCCGTGCTCGTGGTCGGGTCGGCCGTGGCGGCCCTCGGGATGTCGGCGCTCAGCCGGCGGTGCGGGCGCCCGCGGGCGCTCGCCACCGGGCTGGCGGTGGCGACGGGCGGGAGCGTCGTCGTCGTGCTGGCCGGCGATCTGACCGGGCTACTCGTCGGCACCCTCCTGCTGGGCGCGGGGACGGCCGCCGTGATGCTCGGCCGGTACGCGGCGGCCGACGGCGCACCGGAGGGGGCGCGGGCCCGCGCCATGGCCACGGTGCTCGTGGCCACCACTGTGGGCGCGGTGGCCGGGCCGAACCTGCTGGTGCCGGCGGACGTGCTCGGCCGCGCGCTCGGGTTGCCAGGGCTGAGCGGAGCGTACGTCGTGGCGGCGGTCTGCTTCGCCGCCGGCGCCGGCCTGCTGCTGCGGCTGCCGATGCGCTTGCCCGAGACGGAACCGGACCCGCACGTCGCGACGCACGGCACCCCGGTGCGCGGGCTCGCGGTGCTGGCGCTCACGAACCTGGTGATGGTCGGTGTGATGACCATGGCGCCGGTGCACCTGCACCACCTCGGCGTCGGGCTGGGGGCGATCGGGCTGGTGGTGAGCCTGCACATCGCCGGGATGTTCGCGCCAGCGCCGCTGTCGGGTTGGCTCACCGACCGGTGGGGCCCCACGCCGACGACGGCGCTGGCCGGGGCGGTGCTCGTGGTGTCGGCGTTGCTGGCGGCCACGGCCGCGGGCGCGCCGCTCGTGCTCGGCGTGGCGCTCGTGCTGCTCGGTGTCGGGTGGAACCTCGGCCTCGTGGCCGGCAGCACCCTGCTCACCGCGGGTGTTCCCGCTGCCGAGCGCCCGCGTAGGGAGGGCTGGGGCGAGGTCGCGATGGGGATCTCGGCCGCCGGCGGCGGCGCGGCGTCCGGCGCGGTGATGAGCGGCGGCGGTTACGGGCTGCTCGCCTCGGCAGGCGCCGCGGTGGCGGCACTCGTCGTGGCGGCCGCGTGGCAGGCCAGGCTCAGCGCGTGCCGTACCGCACCGCGGCCCGCTCCCGCGCCTTCGCCGCCTCGACCTCGCGGTCCTTCGGCGGCGCCGCGGTGA
- a CDS encoding Lrp/AsnC family transcriptional regulator, protein METSRSFELDDVDWRLLDALQADARLSYNALSKRVHLSPPAVAERVRRLEAAGVISGYRATVDPAMAGQPLLAFIQLRCSLGHCLLKTTTSETYPEVVEIHKLSGEHCTMLKLRAASLGHLEGVIERIGEHGQINTYVVLSTAYEGRPVTAVAPDRPVTRSEGWS, encoded by the coding sequence GTGGAGACCTCACGATCGTTCGAGCTGGACGATGTCGACTGGCGGCTGCTCGACGCGCTGCAGGCCGACGCCCGCCTGTCGTACAACGCGCTCAGCAAGCGGGTGCACCTCTCGCCGCCTGCGGTCGCGGAGCGGGTCCGCAGGCTGGAGGCGGCGGGCGTGATCTCGGGCTACCGCGCCACCGTCGACCCGGCCATGGCAGGGCAGCCGCTGCTCGCGTTCATCCAGCTGCGCTGCTCGCTGGGGCATTGCCTGCTCAAGACCACGACCTCCGAGACCTACCCGGAGGTCGTGGAGATCCACAAGCTGTCCGGCGAGCACTGCACGATGCTCAAGCTGCGTGCCGCGTCGCTCGGCCACCTGGAGGGAGTGATCGAGCGCATCGGCGAGCACGGCCAGATCAACACCTACGTCGTGCTCTCCACGGCGTACGAGGGGCGGCCGGTCACCGCCGTCGCCCCGGACCGCCCGGTGACGCGCTCGGAGGGCTGGAGCTGA
- a CDS encoding sorbosone dehydrogenase family protein, which yields MRGFWRVMVAGVVAMIGVAGCGPAEPAPTDSGAAPTTSAPPTAAPTRTGTPELQVELVASGLSHVWDIGFLPDGRALVTERDGRIALLSGIAPGATVREVDADLSDVYARGEGGLMGMVVHPDFDRSRRFTTCQTHMQDGNPTDVRLVTWQLSADGASATRVADPLVGGLPINQSGRHSGCRPTIAPDGSLLVGTGDTARAAVAQDLNSLGGKVLRVDLATGGPAPGNPFADAQNPAQRLIWTYGHRNVQGVAVRPGSDDVYTAEHGPTEDDEVNRLRPGGNYGWDPSQGGTVGGYDEDVPMTDLQRFPDAVPAVWSSGDPIEAICGAAFLSGGQWGDLNGTLAVGALRGETLLLMALGPDGAVTGVTRPAPLDGTFGRLRAVRLGPDGALYVSTSNGNNDEVLRVTPI from the coding sequence ATGCGGGGGTTCTGGCGGGTGATGGTGGCGGGCGTCGTCGCGATGATCGGGGTGGCCGGCTGCGGGCCAGCGGAACCCGCCCCCACCGACAGCGGTGCCGCGCCGACGACCAGTGCGCCCCCCACCGCCGCCCCCACCCGCACCGGCACCCCGGAGCTGCAGGTCGAGCTCGTGGCGAGCGGCCTCTCGCACGTCTGGGACATCGGCTTCCTCCCCGACGGCCGCGCACTCGTCACCGAGCGGGACGGGCGGATCGCGCTGCTGTCCGGCATCGCGCCTGGCGCGACCGTCCGGGAGGTCGACGCCGACCTCAGCGACGTGTACGCCCGCGGCGAGGGCGGCCTGATGGGGATGGTCGTGCACCCCGACTTCGACCGGTCCCGGCGCTTCACCACGTGCCAGACGCACATGCAGGACGGCAACCCCACCGACGTCCGCCTCGTCACATGGCAGCTGTCGGCCGACGGCGCGTCCGCCACCCGCGTCGCGGACCCGCTGGTCGGCGGACTGCCGATCAACCAGTCCGGCCGCCATTCCGGGTGCCGCCCGACGATCGCGCCGGACGGGTCGCTGCTCGTCGGCACCGGCGACACCGCGCGCGCCGCCGTCGCCCAGGACCTCAACTCGCTCGGCGGCAAGGTGCTGCGCGTGGACCTCGCGACCGGCGGTCCCGCCCCGGGCAACCCGTTCGCCGACGCCCAGAACCCCGCCCAGCGGCTGATCTGGACCTACGGGCACCGCAACGTGCAGGGCGTGGCCGTGCGGCCCGGCAGCGACGACGTTTACACGGCCGAGCACGGCCCCACCGAGGACGACGAGGTCAACCGGCTGCGGCCGGGCGGCAACTACGGCTGGGACCCGTCGCAGGGCGGCACCGTCGGCGGATACGACGAGGACGTGCCGATGACCGACCTCCAGCGCTTCCCCGACGCCGTGCCCGCCGTGTGGAGCTCCGGTGACCCGATCGAGGCGATCTGCGGCGCCGCGTTCCTGTCCGGCGGGCAGTGGGGCGACCTGAACGGCACGCTCGCCGTGGGCGCGCTGCGGGGGGAGACGCTGCTCCTCATGGCCCTCGGCCCCGATGGCGCCGTCACAGGGGTGACCAGGCCCGCGCCGCTCGACGGAACGTTCGGCCGCCTGCGGGCCGTGCGGCTCGGTCCGGACGGAGCGCTGTACGTCTCGACCTCCAACGGGAACAACGACGAGGTTCTGCGCGTCACCCCGATCTAG
- a CDS encoding S41 family peptidase has translation MSPSYLRFPHLRGDTLVFTAEDDVWTAPLSGGRAYRLTADDVPVAHPRLSPDGTRVSWTSWKNGAPEVYVSDVDGGGVRRLTYWGDPRAESLGWTPDGEVLALSGTGQASSRRTWAYAIPAAGGTPRRLPYGPVSEVALAADGPTVVISTLMVREPAWWKRYRGGTMGKLWWDRTGSGEFERLAADVDGQLSSPMIVGSRIVFLSDHEGWGNLYSLGADGTGLRRHTDHGAPGAPAFYARHASTDGQRVVYESAGELWILDSLDAEPRRLDVRLGGPRTNREPYRVSTARELTRAAPDKTGRTSITLVRGTVHRLTHRDGPARTLLAEPGVRARLARPLGTDRAVWVDDADGEDAICVAPLDERAEGVEPPRRFGAGEVGRVLELAPAPDASAVALATHDGRLLVLDVAAGTLRQLAQGADRELADLAWSPDSAWLAYSDPAEAGFSRIMMARLADDTLVAVTEPRFADTDPVFTSDGKYLAFLSRRSFDPIYDEHAFDLTFPASWRPFLVPLAARTPSPFGASPDGRPVSPGEEAPTDLRAPAADDPSAETPEEPKDEKKKDDDGPPEVVVDVEGLTARVVPMPVPAARYSGMQAGKDCLLWYRIPVSGVLGDALADTDDRAERPVLERFDLVRRKLDVIADPVSAFAVSGDGTRLVVRDGRTLRVLRTDRSGSDTPSSGDADEFEIDTSRIDVTVDPTAEWRQMFDEAGRLMRDHFWVADMAGVDWDAELARYRPLVDAVGSHDDLVDLLWEVHGELGTSHAYVQAGKAGDSGGRPGLLGADLEPAADGEGWRVVRVLPPETSAPAARSPLSGPGVDVREGDVILEVGGRPVDPGYGPAPLLVSGADKLVELTVRSGPDRPDADAVRRVVVKPLGSEAALRYQDWVAGRRAFVADRSEGRLGYLHVPDMGAQGWAQLHRDLTRETSRDGLILDVRGNGGGHTSQLVIEKLARKVIGWDAPRHRQATTYPEDAPRGPVVALADELAGSDGDIVTAAIKRLGIGPVVGVRTWGGVIGIDSRYSLVDGTGVTQPRYATWFDDSGWSIENYGVDPDIEVVMRPQDWVAGRDPQLERAVDIALEALSERPAVRPPDPATRPSRRRPELPPRPVP, from the coding sequence ATGTCCCCGAGCTACCTGCGCTTCCCCCACCTCCGCGGCGACACGCTGGTGTTCACCGCGGAGGACGACGTCTGGACGGCCCCGCTGTCCGGCGGCCGTGCGTACCGGCTCACGGCCGACGACGTGCCGGTCGCGCACCCGCGGCTGTCCCCGGACGGCACGCGGGTGTCCTGGACGTCGTGGAAGAACGGGGCGCCCGAGGTCTACGTGAGCGACGTCGACGGCGGCGGTGTGCGCCGCCTGACGTATTGGGGTGACCCGCGGGCCGAGTCGCTGGGCTGGACGCCGGACGGTGAGGTGCTCGCGCTGAGCGGCACCGGCCAGGCGTCCTCGCGCCGCACATGGGCCTATGCGATCCCGGCGGCGGGTGGCACCCCGCGCCGGCTCCCGTACGGGCCGGTCTCGGAGGTGGCGCTGGCCGCGGACGGCCCCACGGTCGTCATCAGCACGCTGATGGTGCGGGAACCCGCCTGGTGGAAGCGCTACCGCGGCGGCACCATGGGCAAGCTCTGGTGGGACCGCACTGGCTCCGGCGAGTTCGAGCGGCTCGCCGCCGACGTCGACGGGCAGCTCAGCTCCCCGATGATCGTGGGATCCCGGATCGTGTTCCTGTCCGACCACGAGGGCTGGGGCAACCTGTACTCGCTCGGCGCCGACGGCACCGGGTTGCGGCGGCACACCGATCACGGCGCGCCGGGGGCGCCTGCTTTCTACGCGCGGCACGCGAGCACCGACGGGCAGCGCGTGGTCTACGAGTCAGCGGGTGAGCTGTGGATCCTCGACTCGCTCGACGCCGAACCGCGGCGGCTGGACGTGCGCCTCGGCGGGCCGCGGACGAACCGGGAGCCGTACCGGGTGTCGACGGCGCGGGAGCTGACACGGGCGGCGCCGGACAAGACGGGCCGGACGAGCATCACGCTGGTCCGCGGCACCGTGCACCGGCTCACCCACCGCGACGGCCCGGCGCGCACGCTGCTCGCGGAGCCCGGCGTGCGGGCTCGGCTGGCGCGGCCGCTCGGCACGGATCGGGCCGTGTGGGTCGACGACGCCGATGGCGAGGACGCGATCTGCGTCGCCCCGCTCGACGAGCGGGCCGAGGGGGTCGAGCCGCCGCGGCGGTTCGGTGCGGGCGAGGTGGGCCGCGTGCTGGAGCTGGCGCCCGCCCCTGACGCCTCGGCCGTGGCGCTGGCCACGCACGACGGCAGGCTCCTCGTGCTCGACGTGGCCGCAGGCACGCTGCGACAGCTCGCGCAGGGCGCCGACCGGGAGCTCGCCGACCTCGCGTGGTCGCCCGACAGCGCGTGGCTCGCCTACAGCGACCCGGCGGAGGCGGGCTTCTCGCGGATCATGATGGCCCGCCTGGCCGACGACACGCTCGTCGCCGTCACGGAGCCGCGGTTCGCCGACACCGACCCCGTCTTCACCTCCGACGGCAAGTACCTGGCCTTCCTGTCCCGGCGCAGCTTCGACCCGATCTACGACGAGCACGCGTTCGACCTCACGTTCCCGGCGTCGTGGCGACCGTTCCTGGTGCCGCTGGCCGCCCGCACGCCGTCGCCGTTCGGGGCGAGCCCGGACGGGCGCCCGGTGTCGCCGGGGGAGGAGGCGCCCACCGATCTGCGCGCGCCCGCCGCCGACGACCCGTCGGCCGAGACACCGGAGGAGCCGAAGGACGAGAAGAAGAAGGACGACGACGGCCCACCGGAGGTGGTCGTCGACGTCGAGGGGCTCACGGCCCGCGTCGTGCCGATGCCGGTGCCGGCCGCCCGCTACAGCGGGATGCAGGCGGGCAAGGACTGCCTGCTCTGGTACCGCATCCCCGTGTCCGGGGTGCTCGGCGACGCGCTCGCCGACACCGACGACCGCGCCGAGCGGCCCGTGCTGGAGCGCTTCGACCTGGTGCGCCGCAAGCTCGACGTCATCGCCGATCCGGTGAGCGCGTTCGCCGTGAGCGGCGACGGCACCCGCCTCGTCGTGCGCGACGGCCGGACGTTGCGCGTGCTGCGCACCGACCGGTCCGGTTCCGACACGCCGTCCTCCGGCGACGCCGACGAGTTCGAGATCGACACGAGCCGAATCGACGTCACGGTGGATCCGACCGCGGAGTGGCGCCAGATGTTCGACGAGGCCGGGCGCCTGATGCGCGACCACTTCTGGGTGGCCGACATGGCCGGCGTCGACTGGGACGCGGAGCTCGCCCGCTACCGCCCGCTCGTCGACGCCGTCGGCAGCCACGACGACCTCGTCGACCTGCTCTGGGAGGTGCACGGCGAGCTCGGCACGTCGCACGCCTACGTCCAGGCCGGTAAAGCGGGGGACTCGGGCGGGCGTCCCGGGCTGCTCGGCGCCGATCTCGAGCCCGCCGCGGACGGCGAGGGCTGGCGGGTGGTCCGGGTGCTGCCGCCGGAGACCTCGGCGCCCGCCGCCCGCAGCCCGCTGTCCGGCCCCGGTGTCGACGTGCGGGAGGGCGACGTGATCCTCGAGGTCGGCGGCCGCCCGGTCGACCCCGGCTACGGGCCGGCCCCGCTGCTGGTCTCCGGGGCCGACAAGCTGGTGGAGCTCACGGTGCGTTCCGGACCCGACCGTCCCGACGCGGACGCCGTGCGACGGGTGGTGGTCAAGCCGCTCGGCTCCGAGGCGGCGCTGCGCTACCAGGACTGGGTGGCGGGCCGCCGCGCGTTCGTCGCCGACCGCTCCGAGGGCAGGCTCGGCTACCTGCACGTCCCGGACATGGGGGCACAGGGGTGGGCACAGCTGCACCGCGATCTCACCAGGGAGACATCGCGAGACGGGCTGATCCTCGACGTGCGCGGCAACGGCGGCGGCCACACCTCCCAGCTCGTGATCGAGAAGCTCGCCCGCAAGGTGATCGGCTGGGACGCGCCCCGGCACCGCCAGGCCACCACGTACCCGGAGGACGCGCCGCGCGGCCCGGTCGTCGCGCTCGCCGACGAGCTGGCAGGTTCCGACGGCGACATCGTGACCGCCGCGATCAAGCGGCTCGGGATCGGCCCCGTCGTCGGGGTGCGCACGTGGGGCGGCGTGATCGGGATTGACAGCCGCTACAGCCTCGTCGACGGCACTGGCGTCACGCAGCCGCGCTACGCCACCTGGTTCGACGACTCCGGCTGGTCGATCGAGAACTACGGCGTCGACCCGGACATCGAGGTCGTCATGCGCCCGCAGGACTGGGTGGCCGGTCGCGATCCGCAGCTGGAGCGCGCGGTGGACATCGCACTGGAGGCTCTGTCGGAGCGCCCGGCCGTGCGCCCACCGGACCCGGCGACCCGCCCGTCCCGCCGCCGCCCGGAGCTTCCCCCGAGGCCCGTTCCATGA
- a CDS encoding LLM class flavin-dependent oxidoreductase yields the protein MRFGIGIPQFFGDGEFDFDAFRTFLRRAEELGFESGWTQEQVLGPSSQLSALETMTYAAACTERLRVGCAVFVTTLHNPVHLAKSLATLDQLSGGRLDVGVGSGGPRGGIFPAFGLPPERYIARFTEGLALMKALWTEDPVTFKGEFWQVENGGMHPKPFQKPHPPIWMGGSAEAALRRAVRLGTGFFGAGSSPNAVFAEQVRTVRQLLADSGRDAGSYPIAKRIYTLIDDDADRARTRMNDALASIYGARIEAIESAAVAGTPADLVRGVREAIDAGAELVLFTQVGDPAEQMERLAAEVIPQLG from the coding sequence ATGAGGTTCGGGATCGGCATTCCGCAGTTCTTCGGCGACGGCGAGTTCGACTTCGACGCGTTCCGCACGTTCCTCCGCCGGGCAGAGGAGCTCGGCTTCGAGAGCGGCTGGACCCAGGAGCAGGTGCTGGGGCCCTCGTCGCAGCTGTCGGCGCTCGAGACCATGACGTACGCCGCTGCCTGCACGGAGCGGCTGCGGGTGGGTTGCGCGGTGTTCGTGACGACGCTGCACAACCCGGTCCATCTCGCGAAGAGCCTGGCCACGCTGGACCAGCTGAGCGGCGGCCGACTCGACGTCGGCGTCGGCAGCGGCGGGCCGCGCGGCGGGATCTTCCCCGCGTTCGGGCTTCCTCCTGAGCGGTACATCGCGCGGTTCACCGAGGGGCTCGCCCTGATGAAGGCACTGTGGACGGAGGACCCGGTGACCTTCAAGGGCGAGTTCTGGCAGGTGGAGAACGGCGGGATGCATCCGAAGCCGTTCCAGAAGCCGCACCCGCCGATCTGGATGGGCGGCAGCGCCGAGGCGGCTCTGCGCCGCGCGGTCCGGCTCGGCACCGGCTTCTTCGGGGCGGGATCGTCGCCGAACGCGGTGTTCGCCGAGCAGGTCCGCACCGTCCGGCAGCTGCTCGCCGACAGCGGCCGGGACGCCGGGTCGTACCCGATCGCCAAGCGGATCTACACCCTGATCGACGACGACGCGGACCGCGCCCGTACCCGCATGAACGACGCGCTGGCGTCGATCTACGGCGCGCGGATCGAGGCCATCGAGTCCGCCGCGGTCGCCGGAACCCCCGCCGACCTCGTGCGCGGCGTTCGGGAGGCGATCGACGCGGGTGCCGAGCTCGTCCTGTTCACGCAGGTGGGAGACCCGGCCGAGCAGATGGAACGCCTGGCGGCCGAGGTGATCCCCCAGCTCGGCTGA
- a CDS encoding TetR/AcrR family transcriptional regulator, which yields MARTKEFDPEAALDAAMRLFWRNGYEGTSTADLVHELRIARASLYGTFGSKHDLYLAALDRFLSGASGPTPADILASRDSAMDAIQDLLEASATVATRDMPRGCFAVNATVEHGDVDPDIAQRTKSNFSRLENALYGALLRARAEGELAPGVDPKAAATTLATLNHGLKVLARGGAENGDRIKVTVGTVMSMLRA from the coding sequence GTGGCGCGCACGAAGGAGTTCGACCCGGAGGCCGCCCTGGACGCGGCGATGCGGCTGTTCTGGCGCAACGGCTACGAGGGGACGTCCACCGCCGATCTGGTGCACGAGCTGCGCATCGCCCGGGCGAGCCTGTACGGCACCTTCGGCTCCAAGCACGACCTGTACCTGGCGGCTCTCGACCGGTTCCTCTCCGGGGCCAGTGGGCCGACCCCGGCCGACATACTGGCGTCGCGCGACTCCGCCATGGACGCCATCCAGGATCTGCTCGAGGCCAGCGCGACGGTCGCGACGCGCGACATGCCACGAGGTTGTTTCGCGGTCAACGCCACCGTTGAACACGGGGACGTCGATCCCGACATCGCCCAGCGCACCAAGAGCAACTTCAGCCGTCTCGAGAACGCGCTCTACGGCGCGCTGCTGAGGGCTCGCGCGGAGGGCGAACTGGCGCCCGGTGTCGACCCGAAGGCGGCGGCGACCACGCTGGCCACGCTCAACCACGGCCTGAAGGTGCTTGCGCGCGGTGGTGCCGAGAACGGCGACCGCATCAAGGTCACCGTCGGCACGGTCATGTCGATGCTGAGAGCCTGA
- a CDS encoding alpha/beta fold hydrolase — protein MIYDHHGEPVRTGRANVNGTSLHHRTGGSGPAVVLLHGVPKTSYHWRHLIPKLTARYTVVAPDLRGLGDSARPSGGYDSATMADDVAALMAHLGHESYSVMGEDWGAVIGYQLAARHRDHVNALVFAEALFPGFGFEDHTALTHENVSGGMHLWHLGFYFQPDVPEMLIAGHERELITYMIKSERTYPDTATPDAIEEYVRCYSMPGGIRAMLSIYRAMLVDAEQNRQAARTKLDIPVLALGGSAFIGDRNEAQMRLMAHNVTGRVFDAGHDLAEEVPDEVVAAVLPFLAEVTMVAAV, from the coding sequence ATGATCTACGACCATCATGGCGAGCCTGTCCGCACCGGCCGCGCCAACGTCAACGGGACCAGCCTGCACCACCGCACGGGCGGTTCCGGCCCGGCGGTCGTGCTGCTGCACGGCGTGCCCAAGACCAGCTACCACTGGCGGCACCTCATCCCGAAGCTGACGGCGCGGTACACGGTCGTCGCGCCGGACCTCCGTGGTCTCGGCGACTCCGCCCGCCCCTCGGGTGGCTACGACTCCGCGACGATGGCCGACGACGTCGCCGCGCTGATGGCCCACCTCGGGCACGAGTCCTACAGCGTGATGGGTGAGGACTGGGGAGCGGTGATCGGCTACCAGCTCGCAGCACGGCACCGGGACCACGTCAACGCCCTCGTGTTCGCCGAGGCGTTGTTCCCCGGGTTCGGGTTCGAGGACCACACGGCGCTCACCCACGAGAACGTCTCCGGCGGGATGCACCTGTGGCACCTGGGCTTCTACTTCCAGCCCGATGTCCCGGAGATGCTGATCGCCGGCCACGAACGCGAGCTGATCACGTACATGATCAAGAGCGAGCGCACGTACCCCGATACCGCCACCCCCGACGCGATCGAGGAGTACGTGCGCTGCTACTCGATGCCCGGCGGCATCCGCGCGATGCTGTCGATCTACCGAGCGATGCTCGTCGACGCGGAGCAGAACCGGCAGGCGGCGCGGACGAAGCTGGACATCCCGGTACTGGCGCTGGGCGGTTCGGCGTTCATCGGCGACCGCAACGAGGCTCAGATGCGGCTCATGGCGCACAACGTCACCGGGCGGGTGTTCGACGCCGGACACGACCTCGCCGAGGAGGTGCCGGACGAGGTGGTCGCCGCGGTGTTGCCATTCCTGGCCGAGGTGACCATGGTGGCGGCGGTGTGA
- a CDS encoding agmatinase family protein — protein MHYNPRRPDQTPDGPELHENYGPEAAFAVRAEAGLPTTKWEEEIARGLELGLPGADSIVDKRIPTFSRGELPHFAGINTFLKAPYVEDVRRCGEYDVAVLGAPFDGGTTYRSGTRFGPQGIRKISALYGPYSFELGVDLRETITIGDLGDIFTIPGNIEKTFDQISKAVSHVYESGAFPVVLGGDHSIGYPTVRGVAPHLNGGNLGIIHFDRHVDTQETDLDERMHTTPWFHATDIPNVPAKNLVQIGIGGWQAPRPGVKVGRERGTTIMTVTDCVEMGIEEAAQRALDVAWDGADAVWLSFDVDCLDAAFVPGTGWPEPGGFLPREVLKFIQIIADARPLAGIEVVECSPPYDNAEITSLIATRVICDTLGCLVRSGHLPRSTS, from the coding sequence GTGCACTACAACCCCCGTCGCCCCGACCAGACCCCCGACGGTCCGGAGCTGCACGAGAACTACGGACCCGAGGCCGCTTTCGCCGTCCGCGCCGAGGCCGGGCTTCCCACCACCAAGTGGGAGGAGGAGATCGCGCGCGGCCTGGAGCTGGGTCTTCCCGGCGCCGACTCGATCGTCGACAAGCGCATCCCGACGTTCTCCCGTGGCGAGCTGCCGCACTTCGCCGGGATCAACACCTTCCTCAAGGCCCCGTACGTCGAGGACGTCCGCCGCTGCGGTGAGTACGACGTGGCCGTGCTCGGCGCCCCGTTCGACGGCGGCACCACCTACCGCTCCGGCACCCGGTTCGGCCCGCAGGGCATCCGCAAGATCTCCGCGCTCTACGGCCCGTACAGCTTCGAGCTGGGCGTCGACCTGCGGGAGACGATCACGATCGGCGACCTGGGCGACATCTTCACGATCCCGGGCAACATCGAGAAGACCTTCGACCAGATCAGCAAGGCCGTCTCGCACGTCTACGAGTCCGGCGCCTTCCCGGTGGTGCTCGGCGGCGACCACTCCATCGGCTACCCGACGGTCCGCGGCGTCGCACCCCACCTGAACGGCGGCAACCTCGGGATCATCCACTTCGACCGCCACGTGGACACCCAGGAGACCGACCTCGACGAGCGGATGCACACCACGCCGTGGTTCCACGCCACGGATATCCCGAACGTGCCGGCAAAGAACCTCGTGCAGATCGGGATCGGCGGCTGGCAGGCCCCGCGGCCGGGCGTGAAGGTCGGCCGGGAGCGCGGCACGACGATCATGACCGTCACCGACTGCGTCGAGATGGGCATCGAGGAGGCCGCGCAGCGCGCACTCGACGTGGCATGGGACGGCGCCGACGCCGTGTGGCTCTCCTTCGACGTCGACTGCCTCGACGCCGCGTTCGTGCCCGGCACCGGATGGCCGGAGCCCGGCGGGTTCCTGCCCCGCGAGGTCCTCAAGTTCATCCAGATCATCGCCGACGCCCGCCCGCTCGCCGGGATCGAGGTCGTCGAGTGCTCCCCGCCCTACGACAACGCCGAGATCACGTCGCTGATCGCCACGCGCGTCATCTGCGACACCCTCGGCTGCCTGGTGCGCTCCGGCCACCTCCCCCGCAGCACGTCCTGA